In Oryza brachyantha chromosome 2, ObraRS2, whole genome shotgun sequence, a single window of DNA contains:
- the LOC102703932 gene encoding LOW QUALITY PROTEIN: putative elongation factor TypA-like SVR3, chloroplastic (The sequence of the model RefSeq protein was modified relative to this genomic sequence to represent the inferred CDS: inserted 1 base in 1 codon), with amino-acid sequence MAVIPRAPTATPPPYKANTXPHPHPLAAAPPPLPLPSPPPTAAAAMQAATTASRLAPPPQANRCRASGLSSAAVRCRGRRRARCLRVAASLEQEVKERDGASPSPAAGKSSQATRRDVRNIAIVAHVDHGKTTLVDSMLRQAKVFRDNQVVQERIMDSNDLERERGITILSKNTSITYKGTKINIIDTPGHSDFGGEVERVLNMVEGVLLVVDSVEGPMPQTRFVLKKALEFGHAVVVVVNKIDRPTARPEFVVNSTFELFIELNATDEQCDFQTVYASGIKGKAGLSPENLGEDLGPLFEAILRCIPEPRIEKDGALQLLVSNTEYDEHKGRIAIGRLHAGELQRGMEVKVCTPDDACRISKISELFVYQNFSRVPVETVSAGDICAVCGINDIMIGETIADKVSGTPLPTIKIEEPTVRMSFSINTSPFVGKEGKYVTSRNLRDRLYRELERNLAMKVEDGETADTFLVSGRGTLHLTILIENMRREGYEFMIGPPKVINKTVDGKLLEPYEIAAVEVPEEYMGSVVELLGKRRGQMADMQPSGPEGTTLLKYKIPTRGLIGLRNAVLTASRGTAVLNTIFDSYGPWSGDLSSRDQGSLVAFEDGSTTSYALLNAQERGILFVSPGQDVYKGQIVGIHQRPGDLAINVCKKKAATNVRSNKETTVVLDEALSYSLDDCIEFIQEDELVEVTPASIRMCKNPKISKKNR; translated from the exons ATGGCCGTTATCCCCCGAGCACCCACCGCCACACCCCCGCCCTACAAAGCCAACA CACCCCACCCTCACCCACTCGCCGCGGCAccaccccccctccccctcccctcccctcctcccaccgccgccgcagccatgcaggccgccaccaccgccagccgcctcgcgccgccgccgcaggccaACCGCTGCCGCGCCTCGggcctctcctccgccgcggtgAGGtgccgggggaggaggagggcacgCTGCCTCAGGGTCGCGGCCTCCCTCGAGCAGGAGGTCAAGGAGCGCGACGGCGCCTCCCCGTCTCCCGCCG CTGGGAAGAGTAGTCAAGCAACTAGAAGAGATGTGAGGAATATAGCAATTGTTGCTCATGTTGATCATGGAAAGACAACTTTGGTTGATTCAATGTTAAGGCAAGCCAAG GTTTTCCGAGATAATCAAGTTGTACAGGAAAGAATAATGGACTCAAATGATCTTGAGAGGGAAAGGGGAATCACTATACTTAGCAAAAACACTTCGATAACTTATAAGGGTactaaaatcaatattattgATACTCCTGGACATTCAGATTTTGGTGGGGAGGTAGAACGCGTTCTCAACATGGTGGAAGGAGTTCTCCTAGTG GTTGATTCTGTAGAGGGACCTATGCCACAAACAAGATTTGTTCTGAAAAAAGCTCTAGAATTTGGACATGCTGTTGTAGTAGTTGTAAACAAGATTGACAGACCTACTGCTCGTCCAGAGTTTGTGGTGAATTCAACATTTGAGCTATTTATCGAATTAAATGCAACTGATGAACAG TGTGATTTTCAAACAGTCTATGCAAGTGGTATTAAAGGAAAGGCTGGGTTATCTCCAGAAAATCTGGGCGAAGATCTTGGGCCCCTTTTTGAGGCAATCCTTAGATGCATACCAGAGCCTCGTATTGAGAAAGACGGTGCATTGCAATTGCTT GTGTCTAATACTGAATATGATGAACATAAAGGACGGATAGCAATTGGGCGACTGCATGCAGGAGAGCTGCAGCGAGGCATGGAAGTAAAG gTTTGTACACCAGATGATGCTTGCAGGATTAGCAAAATAAGCGAACTCTTTGTTTATCAGAACTTCAGCCGAGTTCCAGTTGAAACTGTTAGTGCTGGTGACATTTGTGCAGTATGTGGAATCAATGATATCATG ATTGGTGAAACCATAGCAGATAAAGTTTCTGGAACACCCTTGCCCACCATCAAAATAGAGGAGCCAACTGTCAGAATGTCTTTTTCCATCAATACTTCACCTTTTGTCGGTAAAGAG GGGAAATACGTGACAAGCCGTAATCTCCGTGATCGGTTATATCGTGAGCTTGAGAGGAACTTAGCTATGAAAGTAGAAGATGGGGAAACTGCTGACACTTTTCTTGTTAGTGGCAGAGGAACACTGCACCTCACCATATTGATTGAAAACAT GCGGAGAGAAGGATATGAGTTTATGATTGGACCTCCAAAGGTCATTAATAAGACAGTGGATGGAAAGCTGCTAGAACCTTATGag ATAGCTGCCGTGGAGGTTCCAGAGGAATATATGGGGTCAGTTGTTGAGCTTTTGGGGAAAAGGCGTGGACAAATGGCTGACATGCAACCTAGTGG GCCAGAGGGAACAACATTGCTAAAATACAAGATTCCTACTAGAGGCCTCATTGGACTCAGGAATGCTGTTTTAACAGCATCTAGGGGCACAGCAGTACTCAACACAATCTTTGACAGCTATGGCCCATGGTCTGGAGATCTTAGTTCACGTGATCAAGGCTCCTTG GTCGCATTTGAGGATGGAAGTACTACATCGTACGCACTTCTTAATGCTCAAGAAAGAGGTATACTATTTGTGAGTCCAGGGCAGGATGTTTACAAAGGACAAATAGTTGGTATCCACCAGCGACCAGGTGATTTAGCAATCAACGTGTGCAAGAAAAAGGCTGCAACAAATGTCCGTTCCAACAAGGAAACTACAG TGGTTCTTGATGAAGCGTTGAGCTACAGTTTGGATGACTGCATAGAGTTTATTCAAGAAGATGAGCTAGTGGAGGTTACTCCTGCAAGCATCCGCATGTGCAAGAACCCGAAAATTTCGAAGAAAAACCGATGA
- the LOC121053489 gene encoding uncharacterized protein LOC121053489 yields MIKNLPTLLFAEVSMSSWLSQLRQEARWFILYERWQGGSSSETSLFRASGSFKPLADHAIHLHVVEELTVLLLRRDRGTPVVDAGEDFIHQLVRKEELLLLLLVEGEVLVALLLRQEARWFIFRGIESFHQRTDHAIHLHVVEGLTVLLLRRDRGTAVVDAGEVLVALLLRHNAALVLLAVRIFLVALLLRHNAALVLLAVRVFLVALLLRRGGEGGGGALGLGGLDVGGEGGGGALGGLEAVAVGDALAVLAVAGEGDVAGPVGGGDGGAGRGEDDVLVHDPAGAAAPAVVAVEVEAEPLPPEGLAGETHRPLGVRPLLDPPAAAGHGAHLAALAGRRRDEVGAVLFAAAVALEQHPRRQSPRVVQEDEAGERGAAVAQVGQEEELEEHFVGRLELEPHGEPQRRRHGSIGCFDHAQELELELGV; encoded by the exons ATGATAAAGAATCTCCCTACTCTACTGTTTGCTGAG GTAAGCATGAGCAGCTGGCTGTCACAGCTCCGGCAGGAAGCACGGTGGTTCATCTTGTACGAACGATGGCAAGGTGGCAGCTCCAGCGAGACTTCCCTCTTCAGAGCCAGCGGCAGTTTCAAACCACTCGCTGACCATGCCATCCATCTCCATGTCGTCGAGGAACTgaccgtcctcctcctccggcgagaTCGTGGCACCCCCGTCGTTGACGCCGGCGAGGACTTCATCCACCAGCTGGTCCGAAAGGAagaactgctgctgctgctgctcgtagAAGGCGAAGTCTTGGTTGCTCTGCTGCTCCGGCAGGAAGCCCGGTGGTTCATCTTCAGGGGCATCGAGAGTTTTCATCAACGCACTGATCATGCCATCCATCTCCATGTCGTCGAGGGACTgaccgtcctcctcctccggcgagaCCGTGGCACCGCCGTCGTTGACGCCGGCGAAGTCTTGGTTGCTCTGCTGCTGCGGCACAATGCAGCACTGGTTCTGCTCGCCGTACGCATATTCTTGGTTGCTCTGCTGCTGCGGCACAATGCTGCACTGGTTCTGCTCGCCGTACGCGTATTCTTGGTTGCTCTGCTgctccggcgcggcggcgagggaggaggaggtgctcTGGGACTGGGAGGcctcgacgtcggcggcgagggaggaggaggtgctcTGGGAGGCCTCGAGGCCGTAGCCGTCGGGGATGCGCTTGCGGTTCTGGCCGTGGCCGGTGAAGGAGATGTAGCAGGCCCTgtgggaggtggcgatggcggagCCGGGCGGGGGGAAGACGACGTACTCGTGCATGACCCAGCCGGTGCTGCCGCTCCGGCGGTCGTCGCAGTGGAAGTTGAGGCTGAACCTCTCCCACCTGAAGGTCTCGCCGGCGAGACGCACCGCCCCCTTGGCGTCCGTCCGCTGCTTGACccacctgccgccgccggccacggaGCGCACCTGGCggccctcgccggccgccggcgcgatGAAGTAGGCGCCGTCCTCTTCGCCGCGGCCGTGGCGCTGGAGCAGCATCCACGGCGGCAAAGCCCTCGGGTCGTCCAGGAGGACGAGGCCGGCGAGCGGGGGGCGGCCGTCGCGCAGGTAGGGCAGGAGGAAGAACTGGAGGAGCATTTCGTCGGTCGGCTCGAACTTGAACCCCACGGAGAGCCCCAGCGACGGCGCCATGGCTCGATCGGTTGCTTCGATCACGCGCAGGAGCTTGAGCTTGAGCTAGGCGTGTGA